A genome region from Nicotiana tabacum cultivar K326 chromosome 13, ASM71507v2, whole genome shotgun sequence includes the following:
- the LOC107767845 gene encoding putative polyamine oxidase 5 — protein sequence MATKKPKVVIIGAGMAGITAANKLYTAAGSKQLLELCVVEGGNRIGGRIKTSEFGGSRIEMGATWIHGIGGSPVYKIAQDINSLESQQPWECMDEFLDEPLTIAEGGHDLNSSIVEPISNLFKKLMDFAQGKAIDDGVCSEFAQSYRSSNDNLSIGSFLRKGLDAYWGSMKDQEGIDNWSRKSLEDGIFAMLENTQRTYTSAGDLHTLDFNAESEYRMFPGKEITIAKGYSTIVESLASVLPAGLIQLGRKVTRIEWQPDDGGYHQPLDVENGDDTKPVTLHFYDGSIMYADHVIVTVSLGVLKREIRDDSGMFSPPLPSFKTQAISRLGFGVVNKLFLQLSPTKDEDGYDAMKFPYLQMVFHQSDSKLRHPKIPWWMRRTASLCPIYGSSNVLLSWFAGAEALELESLGNEEIVDGFSTMISDFLVNSKHLNKLYNGHAESCFIFDKVLKSQWGTDPLFLGSYSYVAVGSSGDDLDTMAEPLPKRTNYSCNSKGSPPLQILFAGEATHRTHYSTTHGAYFSGLREANRLLQHYHCIDI from the coding sequence ATGGCGACCAAGAAACCAAAAGTTGTGATAATAGGGGCAGGAATGGCAGGTATTACAGCAGCTAACAAGCTGTACACAGCTGCAGGCTCTAAACAATTGTTAGAGCTGTGCGTTGTGGAGGGTGGTAATAGGATTGGTGGAAGGATTAAGACCTCAGAGTTTGGTGGCAGCAGGATTGAGATGGGTGCTACTTGGATCCATGGAATTGGGGGTAGCCCTGTTTACAAGATTGCTCAGGATATTAACTCACTGGAATCACAGCAGCCTTGGGAGTGTATGGATGAGTTCTTGGATGAGCCATTGACTATTGCTGAAGGAGGACATGACCTCAATTCTTCCATTGTTGAGCCCATATCCAATCTTTTCAAGAAGCTCATGGATTTTGCTCAGGGGAAGGCTATTGACGATGGGGTGTGCAGTGAATTTGCTCAAAGTTACAGATCCTCCAATGACAATCTCAGTATTGGTTCTTTCCTAAGGAAAGGGCTTGATGCTTATTGGGGTTCAATGAAGGACCAAGAGGGAATTGATAACTGGAGCAGAAAATCACTGGAGGATGGCATTTTTGCAATGCTTGAGAACACACAAAGGACTTACACGTCAGCTGGTGATTTGCACACTCTAGATTTCAATGCAGAAAGCGAATATCGTATGTTTCCTGGGAAGGAGATAACCATTGCCAAAGGCTACTCTACTATAGTTGAATCTTTGGCATCTGTTCTGCCAGCTGGTTTGATTCAATTAGGCCGAAAGGTCACCAGAATTGAATGGCAGCCTGATGATGGTGGTTACCACCAACCATTAGATGTCGAAAATGGCGATGATACTAAGCCAGTAACGCTACATTTTTATGATGGGTCAATCATGTATGCTGATCATGTCATTGTCACAGTCTCACTTGGGGTTCTAAAACGAGAGATTCGCGATGATTCTGGTATGTTTAGTCCTCCGCTTCCTAGTTTTAAGACACAGGCAATCTCAAGGCTTGGTTTTGGTGTTGTTAACAAGCTATTCTTGCAATTAAGTCCAACCAAAGATGAAGATGGCTATGATGCCATGAAGTTCCCATACTTGCAGATGGTCTTCCATCAGTCAGACTCAAAACTAAGGCATCCAAAAATCCCCTGGTGGATGAGGAGAACAGCTTCTTTATGTCCAATCTATGGCAGCTCAAATGTTCTATTATCATGGTTTGCAGGCGCAGAAGCTCTTGAACTCGAATCTCTTGGTAATGAAGAGATAGTTGATGGGTTTTCGACAATGATCTCCGATTTCCTAGTAAACTCAAAGCATCTCAACAAGTTGTACAATGGGCATGCAGAAAGTTGTTTCATTTTTGATAAGGTTTTAAAGAGCCAATGGGGTACTGATCCACTCTTCTTGGGGTCATATAGTTATGTAGCAGTTGGATCAAGTGGAGATGATTTGGATACTATGGCTGAGCCATTGCCAAAAAGGACCAATTATAGTTGTAATTCAAAGGGTTCCCCTCCACTTCAAATTCTATTTGCAGGGGAAGCAACACATAGAACCCATTATTCAACAACTCATGGTGCTTATTTTAGTGGCCTAAGAGAAGCCAATAGGCTCCTTCAGCACTATCACTGTATTGATATATGA